In the Blastocatellia bacterium genome, one interval contains:
- a CDS encoding TonB-dependent receptor, which translates to MFKKLSKLTGKTALMLLMGMTSLSYAQSSTGGVAGVVQDPTGAVVAGATVEVENTKTGIKRTVTTSEDGTYNVPSLDPGIYNVTVTAAGFSNATAANIQVSVSFVTSANINVQPGTDNIVIDVNAGDAVTQINTTDQQLSTLIDNKKILQLPLLSRDPNALILLAPGVLPANSGLGGFSVNGSRERNNNFQVDGVDNNDTEVPGIPGGVTTPSIDATQEFRVITNNYNAEFGRNTGAIINVATRSGTNEYHGGAYLYNRDDSLAARNFFDMEEKRELSRYQFGGTFGGPIIKNKLFFFVNSEADIFDIGSRQVRVVPSATARMGILENTPFGRLDIRPNGVNNPNGFTFSPVVQQIFNQIYPLGNDPLRSPFPGTLDAFSFNFTAEQRQQDVTTRVDYQLSDRNRISVRYGFTRFDGPLGGPTFPGTEDEGNTLQRTQLAAIAFTSVITPNLINEFKFGGNRVNAPFSGPGSGGNSVKLDDMVRAAFQAVGAPTNFQPFGTRNGQVLNLGFGGITGLGGFDTQTRFTGTTTIADNVSYNRGKHAFKFGIESRFVYSNSDTNFGRSEFVSFALPTTFGFPIIADANGTPIPAAGNGGTFNNFASTLYGLVAFQQQTQFFDLSGARTDNNFRGFRVREIDFYVQDTWRILSNFTLNYGVRYEYKGVPYEVNGLLTSLLGQDPSGVQPKGGFLFSAVGKNSPNPSIPLYSNDYNNFGPRVGFAWDPFKKGKTSIRGGYGIFYDRVFGNLFTNARGNPPFEIAFIDFPATRDFNEALIENVPRVPSIVSTPIVMNGDELVPVIFPTKGKDGRPNNSFRDDFKNLYSQNFNFGIQQELFRNLIVEVDYVGAKATNLLNVVDGNRTSVRRVNALTGSNNPISQSLRQNFLRGSLNTAFNIAFVNLADAFSTYHALTVRVTKTLTDGRFGTGQFQGAYTYSHAIDNATDPLVPSDGNRSLPRDSSGFAGGQAAERGESGNDVRSRFVMNFIYDFPFKSSNKVLNQFVSGVSVSGIFQAQTGNAFGIFYNGLDTQGTGLSARARFANGQPGQAPAPGINPRLQTGPDSTLFLPASLSLLDGNPGDVPRGSFVGPGFNQFDFSVTKAFSVKERNKFLIRADFFNLFNRVNLGNPGTILGVAQFGISTTAATSRIVQIVARYNF; encoded by the coding sequence ATGTTTAAAAAGCTATCAAAATTAACAGGTAAAACTGCACTAATGCTATTAATGGGTATGACTAGCTTGTCTTATGCTCAATCTTCTACGGGAGGTGTTGCAGGGGTAGTTCAAGACCCGACAGGAGCGGTTGTTGCAGGTGCAACAGTTGAAGTTGAAAATACTAAAACAGGTATAAAACGCACTGTTACTACTAGTGAAGATGGTACTTATAATGTACCTAGCCTTGACCCAGGCATTTATAATGTTACAGTAACTGCTGCTGGATTTAGTAATGCTACGGCAGCTAATATTCAAGTATCTGTATCATTTGTGACTAGTGCAAATATCAATGTACAACCAGGCACAGATAACATTGTAATAGATGTTAATGCTGGTGATGCTGTCACACAAATCAACACTACTGACCAACAGTTATCCACTCTAATTGATAATAAGAAAATTTTACAATTACCATTATTATCACGTGACCCTAATGCTTTGATTTTACTTGCCCCAGGCGTACTACCAGCTAACTCTGGATTAGGTGGTTTTTCTGTTAATGGTTCACGAGAACGTAATAACAACTTCCAAGTAGATGGTGTTGATAACAATGATACAGAAGTCCCAGGTATCCCAGGCGGTGTTACTACACCTAGCATTGACGCTACACAAGAATTTCGTGTTATTACTAATAACTATAATGCTGAATTTGGTCGTAATACAGGTGCTATCATCAATGTTGCTACCCGTAGTGGTACAAATGAGTATCATGGAGGAGCATACCTTTATAACCGAGACGATTCTTTAGCCGCACGTAACTTCTTTGATATGGAAGAAAAGCGCGAATTAAGCCGTTATCAATTTGGTGGTACTTTTGGCGGCCCAATTATTAAAAATAAACTTTTCTTCTTTGTTAACTCTGAAGCAGATATCTTTGATATAGGTTCTCGTCAAGTCCGCGTTGTTCCTTCAGCAACTGCTAGAATGGGTATTTTAGAAAATACTCCTTTTGGTCGTTTAGATATTCGTCCTAATGGTGTAAATAATCCTAATGGCTTTACCTTTAGCCCAGTTGTTCAACAAATATTTAATCAAATTTATCCTTTAGGTAATGACCCATTAAGATCCCCATTCCCAGGAACACTTGATGCGTTTAGTTTTAACTTCACAGCAGAACAACGACAACAAGACGTTACAACCCGTGTTGACTATCAACTTTCTGATAGAAATCGTATTTCTGTACGTTATGGATTTACTCGCTTTGATGGCCCATTAGGTGGCCCAACCTTCCCCGGAACAGAAGATGAAGGTAATACATTACAACGTACTCAACTTGCTGCTATTGCTTTTACCTCTGTTATTACCCCAAATTTAATCAATGAATTTAAGTTTGGTGGCAACCGTGTTAATGCTCCATTTAGCGGCCCTGGTAGTGGTGGTAACTCTGTTAAGTTAGATGATATGGTTCGTGCTGCTTTCCAAGCTGTTGGCGCACCAACTAATTTCCAACCTTTTGGTACTCGTAATGGTCAAGTATTAAACTTAGGCTTTGGTGGTATTACAGGCTTAGGTGGGTTTGATACACAAACTCGTTTTACAGGTACAACTACTATTGCTGATAACGTTTCCTATAATCGTGGAAAACATGCCTTTAAGTTTGGTATTGAAAGCCGTTTTGTCTACTCTAATAGTGATACAAACTTTGGTCGTTCAGAATTTGTTAGTTTTGCACTTCCAACTACTTTTGGCTTCCCAATTATTGCAGATGCTAACGGTACTCCAATTCCGGCTGCTGGTAATGGTGGTACATTTAACAATTTTGCTTCTACACTCTATGGTTTAGTTGCTTTCCAACAACAAACACAATTTTTTGATTTAAGCGGCGCACGTACAGATAATAATTTCCGTGGTTTCCGTGTCCGTGAAATTGATTTCTATGTACAAGATACTTGGAGAATATTATCAAACTTTACCTTGAATTATGGTGTTCGCTATGAATATAAAGGCGTACCTTATGAAGTCAATGGACTTTTAACCAGTTTACTTGGTCAAGACCCTAGCGGAGTTCAACCTAAAGGTGGTTTCTTGTTTAGTGCTGTAGGTAAAAATTCCCCAAATCCAAGTATCCCTCTTTATAGCAATGACTATAATAACTTTGGCCCACGTGTTGGTTTTGCTTGGGATCCATTTAAGAAGGGTAAAACCTCTATTCGTGGTGGCTATGGTATTTTCTATGACCGCGTATTTGGTAATCTCTTTACTAATGCTCGTGGTAATCCACCATTTGAAATTGCCTTTATTGACTTCCCTGCAACAAGAGACTTTAATGAAGCTTTAATTGAAAATGTTCCCCGTGTACCAAGTATTGTTTCTACTCCTATTGTAATGAATGGTGATGAACTTGTTCCTGTAATTTTCCCAACTAAAGGAAAAGATGGCAGACCAAATAATAGCTTTAGAGATGATTTTAAAAATCTTTACTCACAAAACTTTAATTTTGGTATTCAACAAGAACTTTTCCGTAATTTAATTGTTGAAGTTGATTATGTTGGTGCTAAAGCTACTAACCTCTTAAATGTTGTAGATGGAAATAGAACTAGTGTAAGACGCGTTAATGCCCTTACAGGAAGTAATAATCCTATTAGCCAAAGTTTACGTCAAAACTTCTTAAGAGGCTCATTAAATACAGCCTTTAACATTGCTTTTGTAAACTTAGCAGATGCTTTTTCTACATATCACGCTTTAACTGTTAGAGTAACTAAGACTTTAACCGATGGTAGATTTGGTACAGGTCAATTCCAAGGTGCTTATACTTATAGCCATGCTATTGATAATGCTACAGATCCATTAGTTCCTAGTGATGGCAACCGTTCCTTACCTCGTGACTCTTCTGGTTTTGCTGGTGGTCAAGCAGCAGAACGCGGTGAATCAGGTAATGACGTTCGTAGCCGATTTGTTATGAACTTTATTTATGACTTCCCATTTAAGTCTTCTAATAAAGTATTAAACCAATTTGTTAGTGGTGTTTCAGTATCTGGTATTTTCCAAGCTCAAACAGGTAATGCCTTTGGTATTTTCTATAATGGTTTAGATACTCAAGGAACTGGTTTAAGCGCACGTGCTAGATTTGCTAATGGTCAACCTGGCCAAGCACCTGCTCCTGGTATTAACCCACGACTACAAACAGGCCCAGATTCTACCTTGTTCTTGCCTGCTTCCTTGTCATTGCTAGATGGTAATCCTGGCGATGTTCCACGCGGTTCATTTGTTGGCCCAGGCTTTAACCAATTTGATTTTTCTGTCACCAAAGCCTTTAGTGTTAAAGAAAGAAATAAATTCTTAATTCGTGCAGATTTCTTTAACCTTTTTAACCGGGTTAACTTAGGCAATCCTGGAACTATTTTAGGTGTAGCCCAATTTGGTATTTCTACCACTGCTGCTACTTCTAGAATTGTCCAAATC
- the sucC gene encoding ADP-forming succinate--CoA ligase subunit beta, which produces MKIHEYQAKALLAKYGVKIPRGEMVRTASDARAAAEKLGVPAVVKAQIHAGGRGKGGGVKLGHSLEQVETLASQILGMQLITHQTGPEGREVQTLLIEEGLKIKKEFYLSLLVDRVSSRVVFMASAAGGMDIEEVAAHNPEAILKEYIDPLVGMQAFQGRKLAFGLGLPAELISNATKFFLALYQAFIDMDASLLEINPFLLTEDSELYALDAKVNFDDNALFRHKTFNELRDLNEEEPLEIEASKFDLNYIKLDGTIGCMVNGAGLAMATMDIIKLAGGEPANFLDVGGGASQARVENAFRILLADEKVKAVLINIFGGIVRCDMVAAGVIEAAKNIGIKIPIVVRLEGTNVEAARELLANSGLNFTTATGMKDAAEKVVALAQ; this is translated from the coding sequence ATGAAGATTCATGAATACCAAGCAAAAGCATTGTTAGCCAAATATGGTGTAAAAATACCTCGTGGAGAAATGGTACGTACTGCCTCAGATGCTCGCGCTGCTGCTGAAAAATTAGGTGTTCCAGCCGTAGTAAAAGCCCAAATTCACGCTGGCGGACGTGGTAAAGGCGGAGGTGTAAAGTTAGGCCATAGTTTGGAACAAGTAGAAACTTTAGCTAGTCAAATATTAGGTATGCAGTTAATTACACATCAGACTGGCCCAGAAGGTCGAGAAGTACAAACACTTTTGATTGAGGAAGGCTTAAAGATTAAAAAGGAGTTTTACTTAAGCTTATTAGTTGACCGTGTTAGCTCTAGAGTAGTTTTTATGGCTTCTGCCGCTGGGGGTATGGATATAGAAGAAGTTGCAGCACATAATCCAGAAGCAATCTTAAAGGAATATATTGACCCATTAGTAGGGATGCAAGCCTTTCAAGGGCGTAAATTAGCTTTTGGTTTAGGACTTCCAGCAGAATTAATTTCTAATGCTACTAAGTTTTTTCTTGCACTTTATCAAGCTTTTATTGATATGGACGCTTCATTATTAGAAATAAACCCATTTTTGCTAACTGAAGATAGCGAGCTTTATGCCTTGGATGCAAAAGTAAACTTTGATGATAACGCGCTATTTCGTCATAAAACTTTTAATGAATTACGGGATCTTAACGAAGAAGAACCATTAGAGATAGAAGCCTCAAAGTTTGACCTAAACTATATAAAGCTTGATGGCACAATAGGTTGTATGGTTAATGGTGCAGGGCTAGCAATGGCTACTATGGATATTATCAAGCTTGCAGGCGGTGAACCTGCTAACTTTTTAGATGTAGGCGGTGGAGCATCTCAAGCTAGGGTAGAAAATGCTTTTCGTATTTTACTTGCAGATGAAAAAGTTAAAGCAGTATTAATCAATATTTTTGGTGGAATTGTTCGTTGTGATATGGTTGCTGCTGGTGTGATTGAAGCAGCTAAAAACATTGGAATTAAAATTCCAATAGTAGTTCGTCTTGAAGGAACAAATGTTGAAGCAGCACGTGAACTGCTTGCAAACTCAGGCCTTAACTTTACTACTGCTACAGGTATGAAAGATGCCGCAGAAAAAGTAGTTGCGCTTGCTCAATAG
- a CDS encoding DinB family protein — MDATERKEIVERFRSAPGKLERSIDGLGEYQLEFRPAPGKWNIREIAIHLCDSEIVAAHRIRRVLAENDARLTSYDQDLWASNLKYGKRNLNNGVELFRLLRKSTSELFEDLTEADWERTGIHDEHGKMTLLDLVRLYAEHCENHVAQIRQIRLELSKQ, encoded by the coding sequence ATGGATGCGACTGAGCGCAAAGAGATAGTAGAGCGTTTTCGTTCTGCCCCAGGAAAATTAGAACGCAGTATTGATGGTTTGGGAGAGTATCAATTAGAGTTTCGTCCTGCGCCAGGAAAATGGAATATCCGAGAAATAGCTATTCATCTTTGTGATAGTGAAATAGTTGCGGCTCATCGCATTCGTAGGGTTTTAGCAGAAAACGATGCTAGGCTAACTAGCTATGACCAAGACCTTTGGGCTAGTAATCTTAAATATGGTAAACGTAATCTAAATAATGGTGTAGAACTATTTAGACTACTACGTAAATCTACCTCAGAATTATTTGAAGACCTAACAGAAGCCGACTGGGAGCGAACAGGTATACATGATGAACATGGCAAAATGACATTACTTGACCTAGTACGTCTTTATGCTGAACATTGTGAAAATCATGTTGCGCAAATTCGCCAAATTCGTCTTGAACTAAGCAAGCAGTAA
- a CDS encoding NAD(P)-dependent oxidoreductase gives MSTLKGKTLFITGASRGIGLAIALRAAQDGANIVIAAKSAEEHPKLPGTIYSAAKEIEAAGGQALPCLVDIRFEDQIQAAVEKALAQFGSIDILVNNASAISLTGTLETPMKRFDLMHQINARGTFACSQACLPHLLKAEKPHILNISPPLSMEARWFAGHVAYTMAKFGMSMCVLGMAAEFKDQGVGINALWPKTIIATAAVLNLLGGSEVARQSRKADIMADAAHHILTRPSRECTGNFFIDEEVLTSAGVRDFEKYATTPGVEPLPDFFV, from the coding sequence ATGAGTACATTAAAAGGTAAAACATTATTTATTACAGGTGCTAGTCGTGGTATCGGGCTAGCAATAGCACTTAGAGCCGCACAAGATGGGGCAAACATAGTTATTGCTGCAAAAAGTGCAGAAGAACATCCAAAACTACCAGGAACAATTTATAGTGCAGCAAAAGAAATTGAAGCAGCAGGAGGCCAAGCACTTCCCTGTTTGGTTGATATTCGTTTTGAAGATCAAATCCAAGCAGCAGTAGAAAAAGCTTTAGCTCAATTTGGTAGTATTGATATTTTAGTAAATAATGCGAGTGCAATTAGTTTAACTGGTACTTTAGAAACACCTATGAAAAGATTTGACCTAATGCACCAAATCAATGCAAGAGGAACTTTTGCTTGTTCACAAGCTTGTTTACCACATTTATTAAAAGCTGAAAAGCCCCATATCCTTAATATTTCTCCGCCACTTAGCATGGAAGCACGCTGGTTTGCTGGACATGTTGCCTATACAATGGCTAAATTTGGGATGAGTATGTGTGTACTAGGAATGGCTGCTGAGTTTAAAGATCAAGGTGTTGGAATAAATGCACTTTGGCCTAAAACAATTATTGCTACTGCTGCTGTACTAAATTTATTAGGTGGTAGCGAAGTAGCTAGACAGTCTCGAAAGGCTGATATTATGGCAGATGCCGCCCATCATATTCTTACTCGTCCAAGCCGTGAATGCACTGGAAATTTCTTTATTGATGAAGAAGTTTTAACTAGTGCAGGTGTTAGAGATTTTGAAAAATATGCTACAACTCCAGGTGTAGAACCATTGCCAGACTTTTTTGTCTAA
- a CDS encoding DUF885 family protein, protein MRKTVLFLIVVILAFSVIRCSNNPTPNNTSSEPTISAENEKACKEVINAYVLEFLRRNPTVNTYLGGGGLDASLKEVDGKLRDHSIAALEAEDKWLKETLEKLEKIDEKTISPALAIDRNVALAQTRFLLHQHQERRYQERALDTYIDEPFRAVDWQLQGMTQTGEKSYGTAEEWKLLINRLGEVPKYLKVAQEQLEAGVKANNTPDYRMLRRNGVDTSESNAKYFEAEIPKIASERISGPERDELLKKLTESAKSAATAYRELKDYVAKTFFDDLNAKNEAGLKAQFRGDRFMMGEKEYNWAIKNNLKIDKSAAELYEEAWPIVQATRDEMIKLAREIGQQKNLKLPEDGPAAVNAVIEELSKDYPKSDAEMVNWYKEAAFRLVDYSRKTGIFDVPNDYKLEVVETPPHYNLQLMVRLIILHRLLRIVVLVVFMSLQLIMMWQN, encoded by the coding sequence ATGAGAAAGACGGTTTTATTTTTAATTGTAGTTATTCTTGCATTTAGTGTGATTAGATGTAGTAATAACCCTACTCCAAACAATACTTCTTCTGAGCCAACTATTTCTGCTGAGAATGAAAAAGCTTGTAAAGAAGTTATAAATGCTTATGTGCTTGAGTTCCTGCGCCGCAACCCAACAGTTAATACTTACTTAGGCGGTGGTGGACTTGATGCAAGCTTAAAAGAAGTAGATGGAAAACTGCGTGATCACTCAATCGCTGCACTAGAAGCAGAAGATAAATGGTTAAAAGAAACTTTAGAAAAGCTTGAAAAAATTGATGAAAAAACCATTTCTCCTGCTTTAGCAATTGACCGAAATGTAGCTTTAGCACAGACTCGTTTTCTTTTACATCAGCATCAAGAACGCCGTTATCAAGAACGGGCTTTAGACACATATATTGATGAACCTTTTCGCGCTGTTGATTGGCAACTTCAAGGCATGACTCAAACAGGAGAAAAAAGCTATGGAACAGCCGAAGAATGGAAACTCTTAATAAATCGACTTGGAGAAGTTCCAAAATACTTAAAAGTTGCTCAAGAACAATTAGAAGCAGGTGTTAAGGCTAATAACACGCCCGATTATCGTATGCTACGGCGTAATGGAGTTGATACATCAGAATCAAATGCAAAATATTTTGAAGCAGAAATACCTAAAATTGCATCTGAAAGAATTTCTGGGCCAGAGCGAGACGAGTTATTAAAAAAACTTACTGAATCAGCTAAATCCGCAGCAACCGCCTATCGAGAGCTAAAAGATTATGTAGCAAAAACCTTTTTTGATGACTTAAATGCTAAAAATGAGGCAGGTCTAAAAGCTCAATTTCGTGGTGATCGCTTTATGATGGGTGAAAAAGAATATAATTGGGCCATAAAAAATAACTTAAAAATTGACAAATCTGCGGCTGAACTTTATGAAGAAGCCTGGCCCATTGTCCAAGCTACTCGTGATGAAATGATTAAGTTAGCTCGTGAAATAGGTCAACAAAAAAATCTAAAACTTCCCGAAGATGGCCCCGCGGCAGTAAATGCAGTAATTGAAGAGCTTTCAAAAGATTATCCAAAAAGCGATGCAGAAATGGTTAATTGGTACAAAGAAGCAGCCTTTCGCTTAGTTGATTATTCACGTAAAACAGGCATTTTTGATGTACCAAACGACTATAAATTAGAAGTTGTGGAAACTCCTCCCCACTACAATCTTCAATTGATGGTGCGGCTTATTATCCTGCACCGCCTTTTAAGAATAGTGGTGTTGGTCGTTTTTATGTCTCTACAACTAATAATGATGTGGCAAAACTAA
- a CDS encoding DUF885 family protein codes for MAKLKANNRASIADLSAHEGFPGHDWNYKVMTQYRDRISPVRWLTAGAVEDSSSMWQDSMASEGWGLYSEALMAEPQADSPNGFYTLEEKLYQLQGKLYRDLRVRIDTGIHIGKMKYDEAVDLFSEIVDFQPGSCQSAEALKNDAKRASCDSSEKAIFRYSKWPTQAITYRIGKDQIFALRAEANKLLGDKFSPKAFHILFMQYGTIPPPYFRAELLKELKEKTK; via the coding sequence GTGGCAAAACTAAAGGCTAATAACCGTGCTTCTATTGCGGATCTCTCAGCACATGAAGGTTTTCCAGGTCATGACTGGAATTATAAAGTTATGACCCAATATAGAGATCGCATTTCTCCAGTTCGTTGGCTAACTGCTGGTGCTGTAGAAGATTCCTCTTCAATGTGGCAAGATTCAATGGCTTCTGAAGGTTGGGGTCTTTATTCTGAAGCTCTTATGGCAGAACCTCAAGCAGACTCACCTAATGGATTTTACACGCTTGAAGAAAAACTTTACCAGTTACAAGGCAAGCTATATCGGGATCTAAGAGTACGTATTGATACTGGTATCCATATAGGAAAAATGAAGTATGATGAGGCAGTAGATTTATTTTCAGAAATAGTTGATTTTCAACCTGGATCATGTCAATCAGCCGAAGCATTAAAAAATGATGCTAAACGTGCTAGTTGTGATTCTTCAGAAAAAGCAATATTTCGCTATTCTAAATGGCCGACTCAAGCTATTACTTACCGGATAGGAAAAGATCAAATTTTCGCGCTACGTGCTGAGGCTAATAAACTTTTAGGTGATAAATTTTCTCCTAAAGCTTTTCATATTCTTTTTATGCAGTATGGAACAATTCCTCCACCTTATTTTCGTGCTGAACTGCTAAAAGAGCTAAAAGAAAAAACCAAATAA
- a CDS encoding PaaI family thioesterase yields the protein MAKNIPQDANYQNKVKESFEKQTLMTTLKASLKEVSPGKVIIEIPYSKEFTQQNGFIHAGVITSIVDTACGYAAFSLFPPDFDVLTIEFKINFLSPAIGTKFQAHGRVNKSGRTISVTNGEVYAITDKEEKLIATMMATMMAISPNHQQKN from the coding sequence ATGGCTAAAAATATCCCACAAGATGCTAATTATCAAAATAAAGTTAAAGAAAGTTTTGAAAAACAAACTTTAATGACAACTCTTAAAGCTAGCTTAAAAGAAGTTAGTCCAGGCAAAGTAATAATAGAAATTCCTTATAGCAAAGAATTTACGCAACAAAATGGATTTATTCATGCTGGAGTAATAACTAGTATAGTAGATACAGCTTGTGGTTATGCAGCTTTTAGCCTTTTTCCACCTGATTTTGATGTGTTAACTATAGAGTTTAAGATAAATTTTCTTTCACCTGCAATAGGAACAAAATTTCAAGCACATGGTAGAGTAAATAAAAGCGGTAGAACAATTTCTGTTACTAACGGTGAAGTTTATGCAATTACAGATAAAGAAGAAAAGCTTATTGCAACAATGATGGCAACAATGATGGCAATATCACCAAATCATCAACAAAAGAATTAA
- a CDS encoding DUF1287 domain-containing protein has translation MKKLMLLFLSIFSLSYSVSGSSFFYPKSSFLPHQHPKTTVGKILTSIEQQTLQTVYYDPSYVKLPYPNGDVPLERGVCADVIIRAFRAASIDLQQELHHDMKTNFKLYPKIWGLKKPDPNIDHRRVANLMTYFQRKGYALAISQNPKDYLPGDVVAWRLDNGLLHIGIVSDLLDLSGKSYQVIHNIGAGTKAEPRLFEWKIIGHYRCFNVT, from the coding sequence ATGAAAAAATTAATGTTGTTGTTTTTATCAATTTTTTCTCTATCCTATAGTGTAAGTGGTAGCTCATTTTTTTATCCTAAATCTAGTTTTCTACCCCATCAACACCCAAAAACAACTGTAGGTAAAATTCTTACATCAATAGAACAGCAAACTTTACAAACAGTTTACTATGATCCATCTTATGTAAAATTACCTTACCCAAATGGAGATGTACCTTTAGAACGTGGAGTTTGTGCAGATGTAATAATTAGAGCGTTTCGCGCTGCCTCAATAGACCTACAACAAGAACTTCACCATGATATGAAAACTAACTTTAAGCTCTATCCTAAAATTTGGGGCTTAAAAAAACCTGATCCTAATATTGATCACCGTCGAGTAGCTAATTTGATGACGTATTTTCAACGTAAAGGCTACGCATTGGCTATTAGCCAAAATCCCAAAGATTACCTACCTGGAGATGTTGTTGCTTGGCGACTTGATAATGGACTTTTACATATTGGCATAGTTAGTGATTTACTTGATTTGTCAGGAAAATCTTACCAAGTTATTCATAACATTGGTGCAGGGACAAAAGCCGAGCCTAGGCTTTTTGAATGGAAGATCATAGGTCATTATCGTTGTTTTAATGTTACTTGA